The DNA region TAGTTTTTCTGCTTTGATTGAAAAACTAAAGGAAGGAATAGCGGACTGGTTGCATCCAGCTTTCATAAACATTTAATATAATAATTTTGATATATTTTAATACATTATGAAAGAAAATAGTAACCTACACAAAGAAAACTGCTGAATTATAATAATGATGTCTAATGTACCAATGAATGAAGCTCAGAATAAAAAATTAAAGATAATAGAGAAGTATATCTTGAAGATGCCGAGCTTATCTACTACAACGACTAAGGTTATTCAAGTATGCAGCAGTCCTAATACATCTCCAAATGATCTTAATAGAGTTATTTCTCTTGATCCTGTTTTAACAGCTCAAGTTTTTAAAGTTATAAATTCAGCCTATTATTTTCAGCGTAAAAAAGTAACTTCACTTACGAGAGCAATAATTATGCTCGGGATCAATACGATCAAAAATCTCGCTTTAAGTACAGCAGTCATAAAAAGTTTAAAAATGAATAGATCCTTTAAAACTATAACCCCTTATGAATTCTGGACGCATTCTATTTGTGTAGGAGTGTCTTCGAAATTTATAGCATCGCTTAAAGGACTATCTGAAAATACACGAGAAGAATATTTTATAGCCGGTTTTCTCCATGACTTAGGAAAAATTCCTTTAATGGATTGTTTTGCCTCAGAATATGAAAAAGCTATTGAATTTGCAAAGCAGGCGCAGTGTTCGCTAAAAAGAGCTGAAATGGTTGTCATAGGAATAGATCATTGCACTGTTGGAAAAATGATAGGAGAAAAATGGGGCTTAAACAGATCCTTAACCGATTCACTCTTTAATCACCATAATTTTAATGAATCAGATGAGGAAAATAAAGAAATTATAGCATCTGTTGAGCTTTCAAATATATATACAAAAATTTTTAATATTGGTAATTCGGGAAATAATTATTACGAAGAGTCAAAGATATACCTTCTTTTTGATCAAATAAAAATAAATGAAGATGCCATATCTGATCTTAAAAATATTATTTTAGGTGAAATAGAAAAGGCTAAGTTTTTTCTTCAAATATGTTAGTTTAAAGTTAATTGTTATTAAGGGAATTTTTATGTATGAAAGTTAAATTTTGGGGAGTGCGAGGCTCTATTCCATGTCCGGGTCCTAATACCATCAAATATGGCGGAAATACCGCCTGCGTTGAAATTAGATTTAGCGATTGCAATAGAATAATAATTATTGATGCAGGCACTGGGATTAAGGATGCTGGTTCAAATTTTATTGTTAATGATTTTCCTCGAGGAATTAGAGATATAGATATTTTCATAACTCATACCCACCTTGACCATATTATGGGGTTTCCGTTTTTTTCTCCGATCTATATTCCTAATGTAAACATAAATATACACGGTCCTGTAACTTATGAAGACGATAGCATAGAAAAAATTCTCGGAGGATTGTTCACTTATCGTTATTTTCCTAAAATTCAATCAGAACTTTCAGCTAATATTACTTATTTTAATATTAAGGAAGATGAATTCAATTTAGGAGATGGAATAACTTTAATAACTCAATATTTAAATCATCCTATTCTATGTCTTGGCTATAAATTTAAATATAAAGGAAAGTCAGTCTGTACATTATATGATACTGAACCTTTTAGAAATATATTTTGTACGGATCCAACTAATCCTTCTTTTGATGAAGCCATGACAAAAGAAGGATCTCAAATAGCTAAAGAAGAAAATTTACGGATACAAGAATTTATCTATGGCTCAGATATTTTAATCTATGATGCTCAATATACAAATGAAGAATATGATCCGTCAAGAATCGGATGGGGCCATACTCCTATTCAATACTGTATTGAATCAGTAATGAGTTCAAAAATAAAAAAACTTATTCTTTTTCACCATGACCCTGAAAGAACTGATTCCCAAATTGAAGATTTTGAAAAAGAATATTGTGATAATAACGTAAACAGAGAAACAAAAATTTATTTTGCCAAAGAAAGAACAGAGATAGAAGTATAAAAATGCTAAAAAAAATTCTTTTACGCAATACTAAGAGATTTATCGAATATAACGATAAAA from Desulfobacterales bacterium includes:
- a CDS encoding HDOD domain-containing protein encodes the protein MMSNVPMNEAQNKKLKIIEKYILKMPSLSTTTTKVIQVCSSPNTSPNDLNRVISLDPVLTAQVFKVINSAYYFQRKKVTSLTRAIIMLGINTIKNLALSTAVIKSLKMNRSFKTITPYEFWTHSICVGVSSKFIASLKGLSENTREEYFIAGFLHDLGKIPLMDCFASEYEKAIEFAKQAQCSLKRAEMVVIGIDHCTVGKMIGEKWGLNRSLTDSLFNHHNFNESDEENKEIIASVELSNIYTKIFNIGNSGNNYYEESKIYLLFDQIKINEDAISDLKNIILGEIEKAKFFLQIC
- a CDS encoding MBL fold metallo-hydrolase — its product is MKVKFWGVRGSIPCPGPNTIKYGGNTACVEIRFSDCNRIIIIDAGTGIKDAGSNFIVNDFPRGIRDIDIFITHTHLDHIMGFPFFSPIYIPNVNINIHGPVTYEDDSIEKILGGLFTYRYFPKIQSELSANITYFNIKEDEFNLGDGITLITQYLNHPILCLGYKFKYKGKSVCTLYDTEPFRNIFCTDPTNPSFDEAMTKEGSQIAKEENLRIQEFIYGSDILIYDAQYTNEEYDPSRIGWGHTPIQYCIESVMSSKIKKLILFHHDPERTDSQIEDFEKEYCDNNVNRETKIYFAKERTEIEV